The following proteins come from a genomic window of Trifolium pratense cultivar HEN17-A07 linkage group LG4, ARS_RC_1.1, whole genome shotgun sequence:
- the LOC123921049 gene encoding uncharacterized protein LOC123921049, with product MEVYGKSMVAAPSNVIYLSSILGHDGPSHVHKCDWKCQNERVCGNMFRCKLTGLTHICDKNCNQRILYDNHSSLCLASRQIFPLTPTEEQAVRGVRRKLDAAESSPVDNNIGCKRRRDAQFHPSPFERSFSAVSPICSQVGDGMDTN from the coding sequence ATGGAGGTATATGGAAAATCTATGGTTGCAGCTccttcaaatgttatttatctGTCAAGTATTTTGGGCCATGATGGTCCAAGTCATGTTCACAAATGCGACTGGAAATGCCAAAACGAACGTGTTTGCGGAAACATGTTTCGCTGCAAGCTGACAGGTCTCACACACATCTGTGATAAAAACTGTAACCAGAGAATTCTGTATGATAACCATAGCTCCCTTTGCCTAGCAAGTCGTCAAATTTTCCCCCTTACTCCAACAGAAGAACAAGCAGTGAGAGGCGTTCGAAGGAAGCTCGACGCAGCAGAGAGTTCACCCGTTGATAATAACATCGGTTGTAAGCGTAGGAGGGATGCACAATTCCATCCTTCTCCTTTCGAGAGATCTTTCTCTGCTGTCAGTCCTATCTGCAGCCAAGTTGGAGACGGCATGGATACGAACTAG
- the LOC123881519 gene encoding probable ribonuclease P/MRP protein subunit POP5, whose protein sequence is MVFKNRYMVMEVFMNPNRDQAAGDSIIITQFNVSNAIKDSILVNFGECGLAASLGSFQVKYVNPITNMCIIRASREEYEKVWASITMLRSIGHYPVVFNLLDLSGNLQATKTAALKCEKAKFEQYKLMVGDRLSADDTHRMNNYLAKIEVLEH, encoded by the exons ATGGTGTTCAAAAACAGATACATGGTGATGGAGGTTTTTATGAATCCTAACAGGGACCAAGCGGCCGGTGATTCTATTATAATTACTCAGTTTAATGTCTCTAATGCTATAAAAGATAGCATTTTGGTGAATTTTGGGGAGTGTGGTTTGGCTGCATCACTGGGATCATTTCAGG TTAAGTATGTGAATCCAATTACTAATATGTGCATCATTAGAGCTTCAAGGGAGGAGTATGAAAAAGTATGGGCTTCCATTACAATGCTCAGAAGTATTGGACATTACCCGGTGGTGTTTAATTTGCTTGATTTATCTG GAAATTTACAGGCTACTAAAACTGCTGCATTGAAGTGTGAGAAAGCAAAATTTGAGCAGTATAAGCTTATGGTTGGTGATCGATTATCAGCCGATGATACTCATCGCATGAATAATTATCTTGCAAAGATTGAAGTTTTGGAGCACTGA
- the LOC123923451 gene encoding uncharacterized protein LOC123923451 has translation MLRNPSQTPPFNGYMPMVNEIFSSGGTTNFPKFSTQITIANEDSTPKSKKNQQPSWNTEQNLVLISGWIKFGTSSVVGRNQKGETYWGQIADYCNEHCSFDPPRDGVACRNRFNYMNKILGKWIGAYDGAKRFQGSGWSENDVLAKAQEIYACGKNVRFTLMEEWNALRDQPRYSSQGESGSSGSKRSHENNAPRTRKYLNRDHAAANQRLIDDYFADEPTYDDAMFRRRYRMQKHVFLRIVGDLSSSDNYFTQRVDAANKEGISPLAKCTTTMRMLAYGMAADAVDEYIKIGSTTTLECLRRFCKGIIRLYEQVYLRAPTQDDLQKILHVSEMRGFPGMIGSIDCMHWEWKNCPKAWEGQFTRGDKGTTTVILEAVASRDLWIWHAFFGCPGTLNDINVLDRSPVFDDVEQGNAPTVNLFVNQRPYNMTYYLADGIYHSYPTFVKSIRLPQSEPDKLFAKYQEGYRKDIERAFGVLQARFKIIHEPARLWDIADLGIIMRSCIILHNMIVENERDSYAQRWTDFEQYEESGSSAPQPYSTEVLPAFANHVRARSEFRDPKGHQDLQADLVKHIWTKFGMGRD, from the exons ATGCTGAGAAATCCATCTCAAACACCCCCGTTTAATGGTTACATGCCGATGGTTAATGAAATTTTTTCGAGTGGTGGTACAACTAACTTTCCCAAATTTTCAACACAAATAACTATTGCTAATGAAGATTCAACTCCTAAGAGCAAGAAAAACCAGCAACCATCATGGAACACTGAACAAAATTTGGTGCTAATTAGTGGGTGGATAAAATTTGGAACAAGCAGTGTTGTCGGGAGAAACCAGAAAGGTGAAACATATTGGGGTCAAATTGCTGACTATTGTAATGAGCATTGCTCATTCGATCCTCCGCGTGATGGAGTTGCATGCCGAAACCGTTTTaattatatgaacaaaatacTGGGTAAATGGATTGGCGCTTATGATGGCGCTAAGCGTTTCCAAGGAAGTGGTTGGTCCGAGAATGATGTTTTGGCAAAAGCGCAGGAAATATATGCATGTGGGAAGAATGTTCGGTTCACTTTAATGGAAGAATGGAATGCTCTCCGTGATCAACCACGTTATAGTAGTCAAGGAGAATCTGGAAGTAGTGGATCTAAGAGATCTCACGAGA ATAATGCACCTCGTACTAGAAAATATCTCAATAGAGATCATGCAGCGGCAAACCAAAGACTAATTGACGACTACTTTGCCGATGAACCTACATATGACGATGCAATGTTTCGTCGTCGCTACCGGATGCAAAAACATGTTTTCCTTCGAATTGTTGGGGACCTTTCAAGTAGTGATAACTACTTCACCCAGCGAGTTGATGCAGCCAATAAAGAAGGTATATCACCTTTAGCAAAATGTACCACAACAATGCGTATGTTAGCATATGGTATGGCAGCAGATGCGGTCGATGAGTACATCAAAATAGGAAGTACTACAACATTGGAGTGCTTACGTAGATTCTGTAAAGGAATCATACGATTGTATGAGCAAGTGTATCTGAGAGCACCAACCCAAGATGACCTGCAAAAAATACTACATGTTAGTGAAATGCGAGGGTTCCCAGGGATGATTGGGAGTATTGACTGCATGCACTGGGAGTGGAAAAATTGTCCTAAAGCATGGGAAGGTCAATTTACTAGGGGGGATAAGGGAACCACCACAGTTATTCTTGAAGCAGTTGCATCTCGTGATCTATGGATTTGGCATGCATTTTTTGGATGTCCAGGAACGTTGAACGATATAAACGTTCTAGACCGGTCACCGGTGTTTGATGACGTGGAACAGGGAAATGCTCCTACTGTTAATTTATTTGTGAATCAGCGTCCCTATAATATGACATACTATCTAGCTGATGGTATCTACCATTCTTATCCAACTTTCGTCAAATCGATTAGACTTCCTCAAAGTGAACCCGATAAGTTATTTGCAAAATATCAAGAGGGATATCGGAAGGACATCGAACGTGCATTTGGAGTTCTTCAAGCTCGATTTAAAATCATCCATGAACCAGCTCGCTTGTGGGACATAGCCGATTTGGGTATCATAATGAGATCATGCATCATATTACATAATATGATTGTTGAGAATGAACGAGACTCGTATGCTCAACGTTGGACTGATTTTGAGCAATATGAGGAAAGTGGATCTAGTGCACCGCAACCATACTCGACCGAGGTGTTACCCGCTTTTGCAAATCATGTGCGTGCTAGATCCGAGTTCCGTGATCCAAAAGGTCATCAAGATTTGCAAGCAGATTTAGTGAAGCACATATGGACAAAGTTTGGAATGGGACGTGATTGA